GATATCTGCCAACGCTGATTCTGGCTGGTCGATTAAAAACTCCCGATAACGTTGTGCTAGTTCCCCCAGAGCATCTTCATTTTTGGCTGATAAGGTGAGAAAATGCACAGGATGTTCAATTACGTCATCTTTTGGACTTTCCACTGGTGCTTGTGCCAAAACCATATGGGTATTTGTGCCGCCAAAACCAAAAGAACTTACCCCAGCTAATGCCAAACTATTTCCTTGTGGCCAAGGCTCTAAGGTTTGCTGAACCCGTAGAGGTAGTTTATCAAAAGGAATATAAGGATTTGGCTTTTGAAAATGCAGACTCGGTGGAATTTGTTGATGTTTGAGAGACAATGCGACTTTAATCAATCCAGCAATTCCCGCTGCTGCTTCCAAATGTCCAATATTAGTTTTAACTGAACCTACAGTACAGTAGTTTCCAGGCAGCCGTCCCTCTGCTAGAATTTTTCCTAAAGCTTTGATTTCTATGGGATCTCCCAAACTTGTGCCTGTACCATGAGCCTCAATGTATTGCACCTGACCAGGCGAAACACCGGAGATTCGATAAGCAGAACGTAAAACAGCTTCCTGTGCTTGGGGATTTGGTGCGGTAAGTCCATTACTACGCCCATCTTGGTTAACTGCACTTCCCTTAATCACAGCATAAATGCGATCGCCCTCAGCCTGAGCTTGCGATAAGGGTTTCAAAATTACCACACCCGCGCCTTCACCACGAACATAGCCATTAGCTCTTGCATCAAAAGTTTTACAACGACCATCAGGAGCCATGAACCCGGCTTTGGCAAAGTTAAACGTGGCTTTTGGTGACAACAAAAGATTCACTCCACCAGCCACCGCAAGTGTAGACTCTTCATTCCACAAGCTCTGACATGCATAGTGGACTGCAACGAGTGACGAGGAACAAGCCGTATCAAAGGCGATGCTTGGCCCTGTAAAATTTAACACATAGGAAATGCGGTTCGCTGCTATACAGTGAGATGTTCCAGTGGTCTTATAGATGTCATCGTTGGAATTTTCCCAGGACAATACAGAAAAATCCTGACTTGAGATACCGATAAAGACACCAGTTTGCGTACCTGCTAAATGCGCTGGTATTTGTCCAGCATCTTCTAATGCTTCCCAAGTAACCTCTAGCAATAAGCGTTGCTGGGGATCCATGCTCGCAGCTTCTGGTGCAGAAATACCAAAGAATTTCGGGTCAAACTGCTCTACCTGGTCTAAAAAACCACCCCAAAAAGTATTTGTTTTGTCTAGTTTGACTGCCTTTGGGTCTATGTCCCATCGTGAAAGAGGTGTTTCTGTAATCGCATCCACACCATCAGATAGTAGTTGCCAAAAAGCCTCTGGATTTTTAGCATGAGGAAAACGGCATCCGATTCCGATGATGGCAATTGGTTCTCTATTCATAAGTTATAAGTTATTTATAAGTAAAAGTTACAGGGAGAGATTTTAAACCGCGTAAAGCTATGTTTTTACGCCACTCTAATTTGTCTGAAGCTAACTGTAAGTCAGGAAATTGTTGCAATAATGTGTTGATAGCAATTTGAGCTTGAACCCTTGCTAGTGCAGCGCCTAAACAATAATGAATACCATCACCAAAGGCAACATGGTTATCCTGATATCGATGAATATTGAACTGATCGGGATTGGGAAACTGATATGGATCTCGGTTAGCAGCTCCCAAACAAAGAATTAATTTTTCACCTGCTTGAATTGTTTGGTTCCCTATTTCTATATTGTCAATGGCAACACGAGCAGTTAATTGAACTGGGCTATCGTAGCGGAGTATTTCTTCAACAGCACTTTGAATAATTGTTGGTTCTTTTTTCAGTTGTTCCATTTGATCGGGGTGATGCAGCAATGCCAACATCCCATTACCGATTGTATTGACTGTGGTTTCTTCACCTGTGGCAAATAATAATATGCAAATTGCCAGTAGTTCTTCAAGAGTTAGTTTGTCACTTTGTTCTCTAGCTGCAATTAAAGCACTAATTAAGTCTTCTTGTGGATTTTTTTCTCGTTCAATAATCAGACCGCGTAAATAGTCTTGAAACTCTCCAATCACTCGATTGAGGATTTCATATTCTTCTAGTGAGACTAGTGAGTCTAAAATACGGGACAAAACATTAGACCATTGATGAAGCTGTTCTTGAGCTTCAATTGGTATTCCTAACATCTTACCGATCACAATTACAGGCAATGGCCCAGCAATATCGGCAATAATGTCCATATTTCCCTTATTTTGAACTTGCTCAAGCAAGTCATCCACTATTTTGTGGATACGGGGACGCATACGTTCAACGACTAGAGGAGAAAAAGCTTTCACAACCAAACTACGTAGTCTGTGGTGGTCTGGCGGATTCATATAAAACAGAATTTTGTTGCTGATCTGAGCAAGAGTATTGAGATTTCTCCCTCGATTTTGCAGGTATTGGTTTTTTTCTTTGATCAACTCTGGCTGGTCGTGGCTGCGAATACGATTACTTCTCAAAACTGCTTTGACATCAGCATAGCGAGTCAGAACCCAATCGCCTCCCACAAAAGATTTGTGTACAGGTTCTTCAAAGCGGAGGCGATGGTAAATGGGATAAGGATTAGTACGAAATTCGGAGCTATAAGGATTAAATTTGAAAGCTTTTTTTAACCCTATTTTGGGAACCTTGTTAATACTAATAACTTCTTGATTCACGTTAGTTATTTCCTCCAATTATACATTTTGTTCAACACCAACTAGAGAGTTAAATGCAGCAATTGACTGTTATCTAACTGTTAAATAATCTGCAAGTATTTCAATATTGGGGTACTCCCAGAAAAGGGTAGGTTCAAGTTCACAGCCAAGCCATTGGGCTAATTCTCCCGTCATGCTGACAGCTACTGAGGAATCTAGACCATATGCAGCAAAAGGTTCTTGAATGTCTATTTCATCTGGGGATACTTTCAGTGATGAAGCAAGATGAGAAACAAGCCAGGTGGCGATCGCTTCTTCTGTAAAAGCTGGTTCTCCAGATTCCTGATGGGGTTGAGACTCATGTGAATTTTGCACTTGCTCCCAAAAGGTTCCTACTTGTTGAATATTCGCTGTCCAATCTCCGACAATATTCAAACTTCCATTGATAAACCCATCGCGACAAGCATAGCGCTGAATCTTACCGCTAGAAGTTTTTGGGATACTTGCTGTCTTCAATAGCACAACAGCATAAACTTGTAGCTGATGCTCTTCGGATACTGCTTGACGAATGGCTTTCACTATCTCATCTATATCTAGCTGACGTATATAACTCCGCTCTACCTCTTGGACAATGACTAGTCTTTCAACACCTTCCACCTCTATAGAAAATGCTGCTCCATAATTCAGTCTTAGTGCAGGATGGCTCTTTTGGACTGTCAATTCTATATCCTGGGGATAATAATTTTGCCCCCGGATGATAATCATGTCTTTGATGCGGCCTGTGACAAATAACTCGCCATCAAGCAAAAAGCCCAAATCACCGGTACGAAGAAATGGCCCTTCTTTTGTGTCTGTCAGATATGCATTAAAGCTATTTTGAGTCTCTTGAGGTTTTTTCCAGTAGCCTCTAGCCACACTCGGCCCAGAAACCCAAATTTCTCCTATGTGTCCATCTGGATATTTAGTTAATGTTTCAGGATTAGCGATCGCAATTTTTTGTTCAAAGCAGTTCTTACCCGCACTGACAATGGCTTTAGTATCTTCTTGTTTTTCTCTAGTAGTCTTTACCAAGTTTTGCTTCAATGTTTGCTCGTTGACAAACTGAACAACTGGTAAATCTGTTTTTAAACCCCCAGAAGTAATTAAAGTTGTTTCAGCCATTCCGTAGCAGGGGTAAAAAGCAGTTTTTTGAAAGCCAGAATCTTTAAAGCTAGTTAAAAACCGCTCTATAGTTTCTGCGCGCACAGGTTCAGCACCAGTAAAAGCCACCTCCCAACTACTCAAATCAAGCTGAGAACGCTCCTGGCTATTAATCTTGTCAATACACAAATCGTAGGCAAAGTTAGGGGCACCACTGGTAGTCGCTTTGTAGTCAGAAATAGCCTTTAACCAGCGAAAAGGCTTTTGTAGGAAAGTCTCTGGCGACATCAATATGACAGGAAAACCACTATATAAAGGCTGTATTACTCCACCAATCAAACCCATATCGTGATAAGGAGGAAGCCATATTACACCTTTACTGTCAGCTGTATGTCCAAAACACCTTTGAATTAAGTAAGAATTGTGCAATAGATTTCCATGACTTACCATCACTCCTTTGGGGGTTCCTGTTGAACCAGAAGTATATTGGAGAAATGCCAGTGAGTTGCTAGTTATTTCTGGTTTAAACCAATTGTCTGCATAATCGTCAGTTAGATCATCAGTAGTTATGTATTGCAAAGCTGCTAATTCTGGTTTTTCTTGGCAGCTTTGTGCCAAATTGATCGCTATAGATTTGCTGGTGAGGGCAAAAGTTGCTTGTGCGTCTTGTGCTATGGCTTGCAATCTTGTCAGCCGCTGATTGTGTCGGGGTGGATATACAGGAACAGCCGTTACACCTGCGTAGAGACACCCAAAAAAAGCAGCAATGTATTCTAATCCAGGTGGGTACAAAAGCAGCGCTCTTTCGCCAATAGCTTTCATCCTCTGTAATAAACTAGCGATCGCTCGCGCTTTTTGATCTAATGCTTGATAGGTTAAGCTAACTTTTTGTGTTTCTCCATCTACTAAAAAGGTATATGCTACCTTTGTTTGTTGCTCTAGCGCTCTTTTGCCTAACAGATCCACTAAAGTAGCTTCAGCAAGAGTAGGAACTAAAAATAAACTTTTGTTCATTAGAAATCTCCAAAAATTAAATTACTCAATCCATCCAAGACAACTAAAAAATTTCTCACGCTGCTCTACGGCAATTCCCTCAAGTTGGGAAACCATGCGCGGCTGTCTCTCTTGCTTACCAAAGCGATTGATTATTTTTTTATTTGTCAGTCTCTTAGAGGTTGTTTGAAAACTATGGTGATTAATAGAAAAACCTCCACACTAACTCCCCTCCATACCCTCTTAGGAAGGGGGAGGTATAAAATCCTCTTTCCCTGTAAAAAACTTATAGATCCCTCTAGAAATTGAGAGAAACAGGAATGGAAGCGGGGTTTATACTATACTTTACAACTTGGCAAACATCCTCTTACAGCAAGCGTGTTGCTTCGTTATAGATCAGCATTAGTCAAGTTAAAAAGTTGATGTAAAATTGAACTTTTTTCCTTGTACTCTTGAATTTAATCGCATCAGTTAATGACCTATTTTTTTACCTGATAAGGCAACGAAATAGGCTCAAAAGCTTATGAGATAAAGAATATACCTATTTATCCTAGAAAAGGACAGGTATAATTTCCTCAATAAGATCAATCAATAAGATTGCTAATATTACCCGCATTGTAACAAAACTACTTAGAATGTCAATTGAGTTTACCAGGATACCTGTTACTCAAAATTTTACTTAATTTCTTACAGACAATTTAGAGAGCATAGCAGATGCTTTACTTTTGGCAATTAAGGTTAAGAGTAAAACAAAAAGAATACAAACGTTTTTTTTAGCAAATATAACAAGTAAAAAAGTTAATTTTACATTTATTAATAAATATTTATAATTTTATTAACTTGATATAAAAATAATTTATATAGCAATTCATTCTATGAATTGCTATATAAATTTATTGATGATTAGTATAATTTCGGATAAAAAAGCATTTTTAAGATATTTTACCTCACTGCCGAAATTAGGTAGTACTGACATCTGTGAACAACAAAATATTCTATTACAGATAATACAAATTTATGTTGTTGGTCAAAAAATTAAACTTCAAAACATCAAAAAACTCGTTTTAATTAATATAGTCACTTATTACCAAGACACAGTAGTTTTTATATTAGCTGATTAGGAACACAATAGCCAA
Above is a window of Nostoc sp. UHCC 0702 DNA encoding:
- a CDS encoding AMP-binding protein — protein: MNKSLFLVPTLAEATLVDLLGKRALEQQTKVAYTFLVDGETQKVSLTYQALDQKARAIASLLQRMKAIGERALLLYPPGLEYIAAFFGCLYAGVTAVPVYPPRHNQRLTRLQAIAQDAQATFALTSKSIAINLAQSCQEKPELAALQYITTDDLTDDYADNWFKPEITSNSLAFLQYTSGSTGTPKGVMVSHGNLLHNSYLIQRCFGHTADSKGVIWLPPYHDMGLIGGVIQPLYSGFPVILMSPETFLQKPFRWLKAISDYKATTSGAPNFAYDLCIDKINSQERSQLDLSSWEVAFTGAEPVRAETIERFLTSFKDSGFQKTAFYPCYGMAETTLITSGGLKTDLPVVQFVNEQTLKQNLVKTTREKQEDTKAIVSAGKNCFEQKIAIANPETLTKYPDGHIGEIWVSGPSVARGYWKKPQETQNSFNAYLTDTKEGPFLRTGDLGFLLDGELFVTGRIKDMIIIRGQNYYPQDIELTVQKSHPALRLNYGAAFSIEVEGVERLVIVQEVERSYIRQLDIDEIVKAIRQAVSEEHQLQVYAVVLLKTASIPKTSSGKIQRYACRDGFINGSLNIVGDWTANIQQVGTFWEQVQNSHESQPHQESGEPAFTEEAIATWLVSHLASSLKVSPDEIDIQEPFAAYGLDSSVAVSMTGELAQWLGCELEPTLFWEYPNIEILADYLTVR
- a CDS encoding cytochrome P450 gives rise to the protein MNKVPKIGLKKAFKFNPYSSEFRTNPYPIYHRLRFEEPVHKSFVGGDWVLTRYADVKAVLRSNRIRSHDQPELIKEKNQYLQNRGRNLNTLAQISNKILFYMNPPDHHRLRSLVVKAFSPLVVERMRPRIHKIVDDLLEQVQNKGNMDIIADIAGPLPVIVIGKMLGIPIEAQEQLHQWSNVLSRILDSLVSLEEYEILNRVIGEFQDYLRGLIIEREKNPQEDLISALIAAREQSDKLTLEELLAICILLFATGEETTVNTIGNGMLALLHHPDQMEQLKKEPTIIQSAVEEILRYDSPVQLTARVAIDNIEIGNQTIQAGEKLILCLGAANRDPYQFPNPDQFNIHRYQDNHVAFGDGIHYCLGAALARVQAQIAINTLLQQFPDLQLASDKLEWRKNIALRGLKSLPVTFTYK